The following coding sequences lie in one Mucilaginibacter sp. KACC 22773 genomic window:
- a CDS encoding DUF6443 domain-containing protein, which yields MELHTNKIYKSILLVAGLLISNTIFAQTTTQNYVRSRIPRTAIKANTRLDQLTTVKDSVMTTIQYVDGLGSPLQTVQRQASPAGYDVVQPFVYDGYEREAQKYLPYVNSTTNYGTYRTDALGATTGVKAFYNPSNGTTEGKQSNAIVLTQFPYAVTSFEPSPLGRVIEQGAPGAAWQLSANPDADHTVRVSFTSNEQTSTFSTTNLSSTNLGSRKAALYTATINASGSRNLVRTGNTATYGPNQLDVAITKDENWKTTDGCFGTTEEYKDKEGHVVLKRTYNIKGTVAEMLSTYYVYDERGQLSFVLPPGASPDATAAISQATIDNICYQYRYDGRGRLTQKKVPGKGWEFMIYNTLDQVIGTQDSVQRMKAPQEWTVTKYDAMGRPVITGVFQHTGSTAGVNNLTTVQGLADAVTTQWETTTTTGNGYTVNAWPATIATVLSVTYYDSYSSIPGLPSMYNQLSNTLYSSHTTGLVTATKTLVLNTTADYLWSVPYYDEDGQVIRTFTQHYVGGSSALSQYNYDDVTTGYNFVKQPLSNLRRHYVANPAKTAPIQKLLSSEGYSYDHMGRRRSNSSQLQDSTNAIQGAVRVSLASYNELGQLTKKGLHAINGTSNFLQNVDYRYNARGWMTNINNPALSADGGITNTDTNDQFGMELKYDNAAMPQYNGNIGSTTVKTAALSGTSYPALAYSYAYDKLNRLTNAVSSTTTTNDNYYNENVTYDVMGNITRLNRYDKVTGVRTAIDSLTYTYVSGNRIDRIDELGTASGFVNGANQAAEYTYDGNGNQLMDLNKGLTQAYNMLNLPQTAVRSGISVAYVYDATGRKLRKLSTMGSTTTVTEYAGGIQYEYTGTYPKISFIQTEEGRARKTGIVYKYEYDLKDHLGDTRLTTTWDPTDANQLTPLNSQRNDYYAFGYTIQSLIGTLPSSPNHYLYNHKELQDETGLYDYGARFYDPVIARWTSVDPLADHLDQIDKSPFAYCWNNPANSVDPDGRFVFLIPLAIWAIESGAVYFASAAIVATVVVHHATSARYASQSASSEPQQEPEQTQSTSEKKRGVNNPNVKQKVEEGKKKHKELKDKVNAKKDKGWQAEPTITDPNTGDTLRPDALTPDGSPVELKPNTPSGRAKGKSQLGKYEKATGKKGRVIYYDPKPTPQPQPTPQPTPQPTGN from the coding sequence ATGGAATTACACACTAACAAAATATATAAAAGCATCCTGCTGGTGGCAGGCCTGCTTATCAGCAATACCATATTTGCCCAAACCACCACGCAAAACTATGTGCGCAGCCGGATACCGCGCACGGCGATAAAAGCCAATACCCGGCTTGACCAGCTGACAACGGTAAAAGATTCAGTGATGACCACGATCCAGTACGTCGACGGGCTGGGCAGCCCGCTGCAAACGGTACAAAGGCAGGCATCGCCGGCTGGCTATGATGTGGTACAGCCTTTTGTTTATGATGGGTACGAACGGGAAGCGCAAAAATACCTGCCCTATGTAAACAGCACCACCAATTACGGCACTTACCGCACGGATGCGCTTGGCGCGACAACTGGGGTAAAAGCCTTTTACAACCCATCGAACGGGACAACAGAGGGCAAGCAAAGCAATGCCATTGTGCTTACCCAGTTCCCGTATGCGGTAACCTCTTTTGAGCCCTCGCCGCTGGGCAGGGTAATTGAGCAGGGGGCGCCTGGTGCAGCATGGCAGCTGTCTGCAAATCCCGATGCCGATCATACAGTAAGGGTTTCATTTACCAGCAATGAGCAAACCAGCACTTTTAGTACTACCAATTTAAGCAGCACCAATTTGGGCAGCCGCAAGGCGGCACTGTATACCGCTACCATTAATGCCAGCGGCAGCAGGAACCTGGTGCGCACGGGTAATACCGCTACCTACGGCCCTAATCAATTGGACGTAGCCATAACCAAGGACGAAAATTGGAAGACGACCGACGGGTGCTTTGGTACTACCGAAGAATATAAGGACAAGGAAGGCCATGTTGTGCTGAAACGCACCTACAACATTAAAGGGACGGTTGCCGAAATGCTGAGCACCTATTACGTATACGATGAGCGGGGCCAGTTAAGCTTTGTACTGCCGCCGGGAGCAAGTCCGGATGCCACTGCCGCCATAAGCCAGGCAACAATTGATAATATTTGCTACCAGTACCGTTACGACGGCCGGGGCAGGCTGACGCAAAAAAAAGTACCGGGCAAGGGCTGGGAGTTTATGATCTATAACACCTTAGACCAGGTGATAGGCACCCAGGATTCGGTACAGCGCATGAAAGCGCCGCAGGAATGGACGGTGACCAAATATGATGCCATGGGCAGGCCGGTAATTACGGGAGTATTTCAGCATACCGGCAGCACGGCGGGTGTTAATAACCTAACAACCGTGCAGGGCCTTGCTGACGCTGTTACTACGCAATGGGAAACTACCACCACAACTGGCAACGGCTATACGGTCAATGCCTGGCCGGCAACCATCGCCACTGTGCTGAGTGTGACTTATTACGATAGCTACAGCAGCATCCCCGGCCTGCCATCCATGTACAACCAGTTGAGTAACACACTCTACAGCAGCCATACCACGGGGCTGGTTACAGCAACCAAGACACTGGTGCTCAATACTACCGCCGATTACCTGTGGAGTGTACCCTATTACGATGAAGATGGCCAAGTTATCCGCACGTTTACGCAGCACTACGTGGGCGGGTCGTCGGCGCTGAGCCAGTACAACTACGACGACGTGACCACCGGGTACAACTTCGTAAAGCAGCCGCTGTCCAATCTCCGGCGACACTATGTCGCCAATCCCGCCAAGACGGCCCCGATTCAGAAACTGCTGTCTTCCGAAGGGTATTCATACGACCACATGGGCAGGCGGAGGTCAAATTCCAGCCAGCTGCAGGACAGTACCAACGCCATTCAGGGAGCCGTGCGGGTATCGCTGGCCAGCTATAACGAGTTAGGACAGCTGACAAAAAAAGGACTACACGCCATTAACGGTACGTCCAACTTCCTGCAGAATGTGGACTACCGCTACAACGCGAGGGGCTGGATGACGAACATCAACAATCCCGCATTAAGCGCCGACGGCGGGATTACCAATACCGATACCAACGACCAGTTTGGCATGGAGCTGAAGTACGACAACGCGGCAATGCCGCAGTACAACGGCAACATCGGCAGCACCACGGTAAAGACGGCAGCCCTGTCGGGCACCAGCTACCCGGCCCTTGCGTACAGCTACGCCTACGACAAGCTCAACAGGCTGACCAACGCGGTAAGCAGCACCACAACGACCAATGACAATTACTATAATGAGAACGTAACGTACGACGTGATGGGCAACATCACCAGGCTGAACAGGTACGACAAGGTAACCGGCGTGCGTACGGCCATAGACAGCCTGACGTACACCTACGTGAGCGGCAACAGGATTGACCGCATTGACGAACTGGGCACAGCGTCAGGCTTCGTCAATGGCGCGAACCAGGCGGCGGAATACACCTATGACGGCAACGGCAACCAACTGATGGACCTGAACAAGGGGCTCACCCAGGCCTACAATATGCTCAACCTGCCGCAGACGGCGGTCAGATCCGGAATATCGGTCGCCTACGTCTACGATGCTACAGGCAGGAAGCTGAGGAAGCTGTCGACCATGGGCAGCACGACCACAGTTACCGAATACGCAGGCGGCATCCAGTACGAGTACACCGGCACCTATCCCAAGATTTCGTTCATCCAGACGGAAGAAGGACGGGCAAGAAAAACAGGAATCGTTTATAAGTACGAGTACGACCTAAAAGACCACCTGGGCGACACCCGGCTAACCACCACCTGGGATCCCACGGACGCAAACCAGCTTACACCGCTTAATTCGCAAAGAAATGATTATTACGCGTTCGGGTATACCATACAAAGTTTAATTGGTACTTTGCCAAGTTCGCCAAATCACTATCTTTACAATCACAAGGAGCTGCAGGACGAGACGGGGCTTTACGATTATGGCGCGAGGTTCTATGATCCGGTGATTGCGAGGTGGACGAGCGTGGATCCGCTGGCGGATCATTTGGATCAAATTGATAAGTCGCCTTTTGCGTATTGTTGGAATAATCCAGCGAACAGCGTTGACCCTGATGGCAGATTCGTATTTTTGATACCGCTTGCTATATGGGCTATTGAATCCGGTGCAGTATATTTTGCAAGTGCGGCAATAGTAGCAACAGTAGTGGTACACCATGCAACTTCAGCGAGATATGCTTCACAAAGTGCGAGTAGTGAACCGCAGCAAGAGCCGGAGCAAACGCAAAGCACCTCAGAAAAGAAACGAGGTGTGAACAATCCGAATGTTAAACAAAAAGTTGAGGAAGGTAAAAAGAAGCACAAGGAACTTAAAGATAAAGTTAACGCAAAAAAGGACAAAGGATGGCAGGCAGAACCAACAATTACAGATCCAAATACAGGTGATACTCTACGACCAGATGCTTTAACACCAGATGGAAGTCCTGTGGAGCTAAAGCCTAATACTCCATCTGGCAGAGCTAAAGGAAAAAGCCAACTTGGGAAGTATGAGAAGGCCACCGGTAAAAAAGGCAGGGTAATATATTATGATCCTAAACCAACCCCACAACCACAACCAACCCCACAACCAACCCCACAACCAACTGGCAATTAA
- the ltrA gene encoding group II intron reverse transcriptase/maturase — translation MFETTSRPVPVTKEMVKKAYRKVKANKGSAGVDKESLEDFEVNLLDNLYVLWNRMNSGSYFPKPVRSVSIPKANGKKRVLGIPTVSDRIAQQVVKDYLEPRLEAQFQDQSYGYRPLKSAHQAVAAVHENVLRYAWVIDMDIKSFFDEVDHELLMKAVERHVAEPWVKMYIRRWLESPAQQPDGTLIQKGGQGTPQGGVISPLLANLFLHYVLDKWLLKQYPGVAFVRYADDIVIHCHTETEAKQLLEAIRARLAECKLRLSEEKTKMVYCQNYRRPKRKDYGKKFDFLGFTFKPKPIISKKGGLFLGYGSTISQKAQSRIIEGWKQLRWHRRSDLTMQDIADQINPQMVGIIRYYGKFKLRGLQPLMKRFEFRLAKWVLNKYRKFRGSYGEAHKWISELKISYPAMFYYWTVFKHV, via the coding sequence ATGTTTGAGACAACATCAAGACCAGTACCGGTAACGAAAGAAATGGTAAAGAAAGCCTATCGGAAAGTAAAGGCAAACAAAGGATCAGCAGGAGTAGATAAAGAAAGCCTCGAAGATTTTGAGGTGAACTTATTAGACAACCTGTATGTATTATGGAACCGAATGAACTCCGGCAGTTATTTTCCCAAACCAGTTCGCTCAGTATCGATACCCAAAGCAAACGGCAAGAAGCGGGTGTTAGGCATCCCTACAGTAAGCGACCGGATTGCCCAACAAGTAGTAAAGGATTACTTAGAACCACGCTTAGAGGCACAGTTTCAAGATCAATCGTATGGCTATCGCCCATTGAAAAGCGCCCATCAGGCAGTAGCAGCAGTCCATGAAAATGTACTCAGGTACGCATGGGTGATTGATATGGACATCAAAAGTTTCTTTGATGAGGTAGACCATGAACTGCTAATGAAAGCTGTAGAGCGGCATGTAGCGGAGCCATGGGTAAAGATGTACATTAGGAGATGGCTGGAAAGTCCGGCGCAACAACCCGATGGAACACTTATTCAAAAGGGAGGGCAAGGTACGCCACAAGGCGGAGTGATAAGCCCTTTATTAGCAAACCTGTTTTTGCATTATGTACTGGACAAATGGCTTTTGAAGCAATACCCCGGAGTAGCATTTGTACGCTATGCGGACGATATTGTAATTCATTGTCATACAGAAACGGAAGCGAAACAATTGCTGGAGGCTATCCGGGCAAGACTTGCAGAATGTAAACTACGTCTTAGCGAAGAGAAGACGAAAATGGTATACTGCCAGAACTATCGAAGGCCCAAGAGGAAAGACTATGGAAAGAAATTCGATTTTCTGGGGTTCACATTCAAACCAAAACCAATAATATCCAAAAAAGGAGGGTTGTTTTTAGGATATGGGAGTACCATAAGTCAAAAAGCACAATCGAGGATAATCGAAGGATGGAAGCAGCTCAGGTGGCATCGGCGAAGTGATTTAACGATGCAAGACATAGCCGATCAGATAAACCCACAAATGGTAGGGATTATCAGGTACTATGGGAAATTTAAGCTACGAGGCCTACAACCATTGATGAAACGCTTTGAGTTTCGTTTAGCCAAATGGGTATTAAACAAGTACAGGAAGTTTAGAGGCAGTTATGGAGAAGCGCATAAATGGATAAGTGAGTTAAAAATCAGCTATCCGGCCATGTTCTATTACTGGACTGTTTTTAAACACGTTTGA
- a CDS encoding REP-associated tyrosine transposase: MSRNYKFKNPEGLYFVSFATVFWLDVFVRLHYFDCLVRNLNYSVDNKGMEIYAWCIMPSHVHLVFRSTIQKPEDLIRDFKSLTSKQMIALIKENNQESRREWLLNSFKKAGLTNSNNTSNQFWQQHNKPIELWSAAVIDQKIDYTHNNPVVAGFVENDYDYLHSSARDYAGIKGLVKVIIT; the protein is encoded by the coding sequence ATGAGCCGTAATTATAAATTCAAGAATCCTGAAGGATTATATTTTGTAAGCTTTGCCACGGTGTTTTGGTTAGATGTGTTTGTTCGGCTGCACTACTTCGACTGTTTGGTGAGAAACCTCAACTACAGCGTCGACAATAAAGGCATGGAAATTTATGCATGGTGCATAATGCCGAGCCATGTACATTTGGTTTTTAGATCGACAATTCAAAAACCAGAAGACCTGATCAGGGATTTTAAATCGCTAACGTCAAAACAAATGATAGCTTTAATAAAAGAAAATAACCAGGAAAGCAGGCGGGAATGGCTGCTAAACTCATTTAAAAAAGCAGGTCTGACTAATAGCAATAACACCAGCAACCAGTTTTGGCAGCAGCATAACAAGCCTATCGAATTATGGAGTGCAGCTGTAATTGACCAAAAAATTGATTATACGCATAATAACCCGGTTGTAGCAGGTTTTGTAGAAAACGATTATGATTACCTGCATAGCAGCGCACGGGATTATGCAGGTATTAAGGGACTGGTAAAAGTAATAATTACGTAG